The DNA region GAACCTCTcccaattttttatatgttacgtaaaattttccgaggaatccattTTCAGACAtattactttttcaaatgtttggctaaaTTTTTTGATCCTCAAACTATTTTTCCTTTAAAAGCCAAACTTATCAGCTTTCATTTGCGTCATAAACAcctaaaatcggttaaaatggagcgaagctatgatttttttgaaaaaaggggtttttgtgaaaatcgacaaaaatgtccatttttcggaccaccctaacacggcgtaggtcaccctaatggccaaaccaaaaaaataccggtctaattattttggccaaggaacggACACATGATTTAGTTAGGCCTTCCTGTCACTTGTCAACATCGTCTGCCAACACAAGCATTGGagaattttgttgtttgttgaatttacttgaacaaatttgatcaaaacttttttttttgttgaaaaatgttgtaACAAGCTCACTCACCTTCGCCGGGCTCCGATCGATGAGATACGTGACCGAGTTGGGCGACTCCTTCAGGTCGGCGCACTTGCGGTCCATCGGCGTGATGTACAGCGAGATGCGGCCGTCGATCTGCTTCGGCGACTGCATCACGCTCCGGCTGGGCGTCTTCGGCGGCGGCGACAGCATCAACGAGCGCTGCCGAATGGAGTTAAGTATTAGGTTCGGTTGAGGCTTTCAGCTGTAGCGGAGACTCACCTTGTCCCCGTTGCCAAACGGGATGGCAAACTCCTGCATCAGCGGGACGTACACCTTGTTGTAGAACATGATGATGTCGCCCCGTTCCTCCGAGCCGTGCTGCATCGACACTCCGGCCAGATCGATCGGAGCGATCCCCCGGGTTACGGTGACTTCGTCACGCTGAGTCTCGCCAttttgctgctgttgctggtctGCCGGAGTGGTGCGCGCGATGAAAACGCTCCGGTACACGTGGCTGTTCGATTGTGGCTGGATGCGGTAGAACTTCATGATGTCGGTGAACGTGTTCGGCAGCTTGGTGACCTTGACAAACACGTATATCGCACACATCAGCATTTGGTCCAGGTGCCGATCGCGCATCAACTCCCGCGTGCAGTGCACAATCGAGTGCTCGAAAATGGTCCAGATCTGTTTCTGCTTGTCATCGCTGGTCAGTCCGAGGTTGTTGCACAGATCCTTCATCCGAACGGCGGCCACCCCATAGAACTTTCTGAAGAACAGGTTCAACGAACTCGCTCCGGGGCGCTGCTTCGAGAGAGATCCGTTCGGCACGGGCAGCTTCAGCGGAGAGTTAAAGCCCAGCGTCGACAGAAACGGCTGGTTCAGGTTGGCACGTGGTCCAACCGGTTCTGCAAGAGGTCATACAATTGTTAGGACTCTtcaaaaatacaattgaaagcAAAATGTATAAAGCAGCGATATTAATTGCGATTCTACTCTAGAATGAGGTTGGtttaaaagtgctgaaaaaatgcaGTTCAGATGCGTTCTGGGATTAGTAGAGATTAGTGAAGCGAACGATGCGAGCCCCCAGGCCACGATGATGGATGATGAATGTGGAAACATCAGCGACTTCACGAACCTTTCGGTGGGTCTTTCTTATCGGTTTCAGCCTCACAGCTGCTTGTGGTTGGCTTTTGATCGTCCGCGGAAGTGGACGCTTTCGGTTCATCGTCGTCCAGCTTGAACAGACGCTTTTTGGCCGAGTCCGGGTTGGACACCTTTCGGCCCTCCGCGGAGACAACCGCGGCGACCGCAGCGGATGTCGACGGGGTCGCCTCTGGCAACGCCGAGATTAAAGAATGTTCTGAATAAGggctaaaaatcaaaatgatcgttACAAATCAACTCACCCAGCTTGGCTTGGCCGTTCGCCTTGGTGACGCTGTCACCGGGCTTGTGCGGTGTGATTCCGGACAGGTCGGTCGAGGACTCGACGCCGTGGCTCGCCGTTACCTCGTACTTGATGTTGTCCATCACAGTCCACAGGGGGGACGAGCTCTGCCAGCTTAGCGACTCCAGGCACTGCTCTTCGATCTGAAAGATtgggatttattttttatatttttttttttagcagtCAACATTCAGAATACTCACAATCGTCAGGTGCTTGATGAGATCGCGCGACAGCAGATCGTTGTGGTACAGAATGACCATCTCGATGATCCGGTAAAAGATGAACGGCTGCATGTCGAACATCTTCAGAATCCAGGGGAAGTTCTGCTGCAGATTGTGCGCGTAGATGACGATCTCCGCGCAGCACACCAACAGCGTCTTGTTGAACATTTCCTCGCAGCAAACCTGCCGGATGACGTTTCCCCCGCGGCGCCGAATCTCCGCCCGGATGATGTTCTCCAGCAGCCGGTAGTACAGAGCCTCGATCATGTCGAACCGGGCGGTGGTGCTCTTCTGGTTCCAGTTCTGCTCGCGCATCTGTTTGCTGAACTTCTCCCGCTCGGCCGCGATCCGTCCCGTGACGATGGCGATCGGATCCTGGGCACAGAACTTGAGCAGCTCGCGCAGCGACCCGTGCGGTTCTCCGTCGTAGCGCAGCTTCATGCGCAACTTGTTGACCGAGGCATTTGCGGTGGAAATGGGGGTGAATTTATTATTGCACTCATCTTTGCTGATCCGGCTCCGACCGCTCAGCGGCGTTTGCTGGCACAGCGGGATACGTTCCGGCGCATCCCGTTCCGATTTGATCCGGGGGTTCTCCACGATCTTCTGACCGAGCGCGATTCGCTCGTCAAACTCGCCACAGCTCAGGATGAACGTGTCGTAGCGACTGTTGAGCGActtgaagttttcatcgaaattgGCGAGGGAAATGAGCCCGGTGAAGCTGTTGGCGTCCCCGCGGAGGACATTCGTCTGGAACAGGGTCTCGATGACGTCCTTCCAGATGGTGTTCTTCGTCACAAGCGCTTCGCTGCTGCAGTTGGCCTCGCTCAGTGCCTCGATGATGCAAAGCGGTTCCAGCGGGATCCGTCCTTCGGCGATAAAGTCCGCTGGCAGCCCCTCAAAGTCCGGATTGACAATGTCTCGGCGGCCGTCGGCGATCGCGTTCGAGTACACCAAATCCAAACAACAGAGCATCATGTTGCACGACGTGACCACGTCCGCGCTCTGCTCCGGGTACTCGTGCTTGGCGTAGATGAACAACGTCCAGCAAAACTCGTGCAGCCGGTTCGTGCTGCACGGCACCGGCTTGGACTTTTTGCTGCGCTTCTGCTCGTCCTGGTTCGGCGGCCGGAACACCAGCGTAAACAGCTCGCAGAACTTGCCGTAGATGACCATCGACACCTTGAAGCTGTGCTGCAGCGTGTTGATCGCGGTGCGGTTCTCCTCCGGCAGCGAGGCCATCTCCACCCATTGGCCGATTTTGGTGAAGAACTCGTGCAGGctacaaaataaagaaaaccaAAAACGCTATCAACGTGCCCAAAAACCTTCCCACAAATAAAACCTTACTTGATTCCGCAAAGGCGCAGCAGCCGCGTCAGCGAGACGCAGTTGCCCTGCAGGACGGCGTTCCGGTTGCCGACGGTTGGCGTGACCGTTTGGCGGCACGTCACAAACACCGTGCAGCACAACCAGTGCAGCAGGTCACCCTAACAGAGTTTAAAGAGAGAACAAAAAAAGCTTGCTTTAGTGTGGGTGTCTGCGCAGGATCGACGCAATTTAAAAGGACACAAAGTGCATCCTGGCTCgggaggaggaggacgacggAGTTAAAGGGAAAAGGGCGCAAAAACAAATTCGCGCCAAAAAAAGTTTGCCCTCGAAGAGCGAACAGGCAGCCAGACGGCGACGGCACGGCAGCAGGTACAAAAAGGTGATCTTTCCTCTATAAAAGGATCAGATTGCAAGCATCTGTTCG from Culex quinquefasciatus strain JHB chromosome 3, VPISU_Cqui_1.0_pri_paternal, whole genome shotgun sequence includes:
- the LOC6051395 gene encoding retinoblastoma-like protein 2 isoform X2; amino-acid sequence: MTNASDVESPRAEHRRICEQLNIDAATEEQSWASFRDIRNTYNLDGDLLHWLCCTVFVTCRQTVTPTVGNRNAVLQGNCVSLTRLLRLCGINLHEFFTKIGQWVEMASLPEENRTAINTLQHSFKVSMVIYGKFCELFTLVFRPPNQDEQKRSKKSKPVPCSTNRLHEFCWTLFIYAKHEYPEQSADVVTSCNMMLCCLDLVYSNAIADGRRDIVNPDFEGLPADFIAEGRIPLEPLCIIEALSEANCSSEALVTKNTIWKDVIETLFQTNVLRGDANSFTGLISLANFDENFKSLNSRYDTFILSCGEFDERIALGQKIVENPRIKSERDAPERIPLCQQTPLSGRSRISKDECNNKFTPISTANASVNKLRMKLRYDGEPHGSLRELLKFCAQDPIAIVTGRIAAEREKFSKQMREQNWNQKSTTARFDMIEALYYRLLENIIRAEIRRRGGNVIRQVCCEEMFNKTLLVCCAEIVIYAHNLQQNFPWILKMFDMQPFIFYRIIEMVILYHNDLLSRDLIKHLTIIEEQCLESLSWQSSSPLWTVMDNIKYEVTASHGVESSTDLSGITPHKPGDSVTKANGQAKLEPVGPRANLNQPFLSTLGFNSPLKLPVPNGSLSKQRPGASSLNLFFRKFYGVAAVRMKDLCNNLGLTSDDKQKQIWTIFEHSIVHCTRELMRDRHLDQMLMCAIYVFVKVTKLPNTFTDIMKFYRIQPQSNSHVYRSVFIARTTPADQQQQQNGETQRDEVTVTRGIAPIDLAGVSMQHGSEERGDIIMFYNKVYVPLMQEFAIPFGNGDKRSLMLSPPPKTPSRSVMQSPKQIDGRISLYITPMDRKCADLKESPNSVTYLIDRSPAKDLDVINRIVKNASITGCKRSLNDPESYEPPVGLIKPRRKNTKLDRLISDRQQ
- the LOC6051395 gene encoding retinoblastoma-like protein 2 isoform X1, with protein sequence MTNASDVESPRAEHRRICEQLNIDAATEEQSWASFRDIRNTYNLDGDLLHWLCCTVFVTCRQTVTPTVGNRNAVLQGNCVSLTRLLRLCGINLHEFFTKIGQWVEMASLPEENRTAINTLQHSFKVSMVIYGKFCELFTLVFRPPNQDEQKRSKKSKPVPCSTNRLHEFCWTLFIYAKHEYPEQSADVVTSCNMMLCCLDLVYSNAIADGRRDIVNPDFEGLPADFIAEGRIPLEPLCIIEALSEANCSSEALVTKNTIWKDVIETLFQTNVLRGDANSFTGLISLANFDENFKSLNSRYDTFILSCGEFDERIALGQKIVENPRIKSERDAPERIPLCQQTPLSGRSRISKDECNNKFTPISTANASVNKLRMKLRYDGEPHGSLRELLKFCAQDPIAIVTGRIAAEREKFSKQMREQNWNQKSTTARFDMIEALYYRLLENIIRAEIRRRGGNVIRQVCCEEMFNKTLLVCCAEIVIYAHNLQQNFPWILKMFDMQPFIFYRIIEMVILYHNDLLSRDLIKHLTIIEEQCLESLSWQSSSPLWTVMDNIKYEVTASHGVESSTDLSGITPHKPGDSVTKANGQAKLEATPSTSAAVAAVVSAEGRKVSNPDSAKKRLFKLDDDEPKASTSADDQKPTTSSCEAETDKKDPPKEPVGPRANLNQPFLSTLGFNSPLKLPVPNGSLSKQRPGASSLNLFFRKFYGVAAVRMKDLCNNLGLTSDDKQKQIWTIFEHSIVHCTRELMRDRHLDQMLMCAIYVFVKVTKLPNTFTDIMKFYRIQPQSNSHVYRSVFIARTTPADQQQQQNGETQRDEVTVTRGIAPIDLAGVSMQHGSEERGDIIMFYNKVYVPLMQEFAIPFGNGDKRSLMLSPPPKTPSRSVMQSPKQIDGRISLYITPMDRKCADLKESPNSVTYLIDRSPAKDLDVINRIVKNASITGCKRSLNDPESYEPPVGLIKPRRKNTKLDRLISDRQQ